TCTCCGCCGTTACATAGATCCTGTAGGCGCTGTCATCGCGAGCAAAGGCTATTACTGGAATGCATCAGATTACGGCTCTGGAGGATATCCCATAAAGAAAGCAGTGAAATGTATTAAAAGTTTGATTGGCTACATGAAGGAGAATTATAATATTGAAAAGTTTGTAATTTTAGGAACTTCCATGGGTGGCCACATAGCGTTAATCCTCGCGATTGAACATCCCGAAGATGTGTGCAGAGTAGTTGACATCTACGGCGTTACAGACGTTAAAGAAAAAGTAAAATACGTTTTGAAAATGCTTATTCTGCTACCTCTAGCGTTACTCATTTTTAAAGAATTGAAAATGTTGAGATCAGCCTTCCATTTCCTATCTGATGTGAAAAGAGAATTTGGAGGTAACCCAGCGGTTCTAAAGTTTACTGAAGAATATGATAAGTATTCTCCATTGAATAGAATAAGTGAGCTTAAAGCACCTCTACTTGTTATTCACGGAGATAAGGATTACGTCGTTCCATTAAAGTTTAGCGAAAAACTTGTAGAAAAGCTGAAAAATAGCGGGAAAGAATCGTTATTGTATAAGTTTCACGTTATAGAAGGAACTGGTCACGATGAGGAGACTGTGATAAGATCCATGGACGTAATATTTAGCTTCCTTTATTTTGTTTAAGGCATAATGGCGACTTTTAAGCCCTCCTTGCTTAGCGCGGTATCAAAAGCCTTTTTTATCTCATCAAGCGAAAACCTATGCGTTATTAGCTTTTCCAATTCTAGCCTGCCGCTTGCGGCTATCTCTAAAGCTCTTGAGTAAACTTCTTTATTATATATGAAGCTGCCAACTATTTTCTTTTCACCATAGTGAATAGGGTTTATATCCAGCATGGCCTCTTTAGGAGGCCAAGTCCCGGCGAACACTACGATTCTACCTCCTTTAGCAGTGTATTTTAATGCTTCAGAAGCAAGCGAAGCCATTATAGACCCGCCAGTGGATAACATAACAACATCTACTCCATAATCATAGGTTTCCTTCATTATAATGTCATACACGCTTTTTCTCATAGGGTTTAATACGACATCAGCTCCAAAATACTCCGCATATTCAAGTCTTTTATCGAGTAAATCGCTTACTATAATTTTTCCCGCTCCCATAATTTTCGCGAGCATAACTTGTAGCAAGCCCATTGGTCCGGCACCGATAATAAGTATAGATTCTCCAGGAGCTAGTTCAGCCTTCAGCAAACCTCCGAGGCTAGCGGCTAAAGGCTCTATTAGAGACCCTACTAAATACGTCATATTTCTTCCAAGCTTATACACATTTTCAGCTGGCACTTTCACATATTCGGCGAAGGAACCATCGAGTTTAACCCCTAGCTCGGCCGCTCCTCCAATACCTCCAAGATTTAAACATAAGTTATGTCTTCCCATTCTACAGTATCTACAGTTTCCACATGAAATAAACGGTAAAGCGTTTACTCTGTCTCCCTTCTCTATGAAGTCAACGCCTTCGCCAACCTCCTCGACTACTCCTGAAAACTCGTGACCCAATACAAGCGGCTTTTTAAAGGTTGTGTGTCCAAGATATTTTCTCAAATCAGTTGGGCATATCGTGGTTACTTTAACTCTTATCAATACTTCTCTTTTACTAATTTCAGGGATTGGCTTTTCCTCTATTCTCAAATCTTTCGGACCATATAGTACTGCAGCTTTCATAATAGGATTATCCTTGATAAGGACGAATAAAAATTTAATCGGTGGTTAATCCCTATGATGTCGACGAGTCAGCGGCCAGAATTTTCGTTTCAGTTGCAATAGATGCATTTTATTAACCGGAAGCCACACAATAGTTATTATAAATTAATATAATAATTGATTCGATTATAAGCGAGATGAGTTGGTTATCTCCATTATTTTCTCAAAAACATTTTCTGCAAGAGTAGTAACTTTGCTCTTCAGCTTAGGAGATAAAGATTCAGATACCGTGTAGGGATCTTCAACTTCTATCGCTAGAACATGTATCTCTCGGGGAGCGTTTATATTCAAAAAATTCATTAATTCTATAGCCTCGAATATTCCGGAGTAGTGAGGCGATACACTAACTCTTTTAAGCTCGCTTTCTTTCAATAATATCAGGCTGCCAACCGGATATTTGCCTGTTTTAATGCTATCGACTATGATTGCTATATCGTAACCTTCTAAATAATCGATTAGCGCTAAACCTGACTTTTCAAGAATTTCCACTT
This portion of the Thermoproteales archaeon genome encodes:
- a CDS encoding hydrogenase maturation protease; the protein is MPLNSVIVLFLGNSILTDDRIGLVLGNKLKNRLESLGYKVEILEKSGLALIDYLEGYDIAIIVDSIKTGKYPVGSLILLKESELKRVSVSPHYSGIFEAIELMNFLNINAPREIHVLAIEVEDPYTVSESLSPKLKSKVTTLAENVFEKIMEITNSSRL
- a CDS encoding alcohol dehydrogenase catalytic domain-containing protein is translated as MKAAVLYGPKDLRIEEKPIPEISKREVLIRVKVTTICPTDLRKYLGHTTFKKPLVLGHEFSGVVEEVGEGVDFIEKGDRVNALPFISCGNCRYCRMGRHNLCLNLGGIGGAAELGVKLDGSFAEYVKVPAENVYKLGRNMTYLVGSLIEPLAASLGGLLKAELAPGESILIIGAGPMGLLQVMLAKIMGAGKIIVSDLLDKRLEYAEYFGADVVLNPMRKSVYDIIMKETYDYGVDVVMLSTGGSIMASLASEALKYTAKGGRIVVFAGTWPPKEAMLDINPIHYGEKKIVGSFIYNKEVYSRALEIAASGRLELEKLITHRFSLDEIKKAFDTALSKEGLKVAIMP
- a CDS encoding alpha/beta hydrolase, with protein sequence MIGYMKENYNIEKFVILGTSMGGHIALILAIEHPEDVCRVVDIYGVTDVKEKVKYVLKMLILLPLALLIFKELKMLRSAFHFLSDVKREFGGNPAVLKFTEEYDKYSPLNRISELKAPLLVIHGDKDYVVPLKFSEKLVEKLKNSGKESLLYKFHVIEGTGHDEETVIRSMDVIFSFLYFV